A single Paenibacillus sp. FSL R5-0517 DNA region contains:
- a CDS encoding S8 family serine peptidase, whose translation MSKRLISTLLSVLMVFSIILPAAGAAPADSFIQLENLPSTAEAKQWREILAGREAKLAADPFLDKSLEGLGGENTRVIVELSNKPVAVAQGESTLSGKSFTSSMETKAVTQVEQQQQSFVHSLTQKKIKHEVLEEYAYALNGVAIELKGNQVGQLLQIPGVVSVYPDLEVTIAPETDEVNPYMKDTAPFIGAPEVWDLGYKGNGIKVGVIDTGIDYEHPNLQEAYKGGWDFVGNDNDPYEATYQEWKSSGEPEFNERGSAFYTSHGTHVAGTIAAREAGDYGIVGVAPEADIYAYRVLGPYGSGQTSWVLGGIDRSVEDGMDIINLSLGNAANDPSYITSVALNNAMLSGVTAVVASGNDGPNRYTLGSPGASAMAITVGNSTGPSQLITADTHFWIGEEGEETLPEQQPVPEVESSPELGTASETEEPEGSEQGVPATATEDSAAAVEDVVSDEAGVSNVEEAATEENTPSASPSAPVEASPEAAPVEEEPVIAPTEAPMAVTESVYRLDVMGWSLSADPETVLTGKYELEFAALGKPTDFEGKDFTGKVALIQRGELAFVEKIANAKAAGAVAVIVYNNIPGPIGVSLGDNFELIPTLSMSKEDGEVIKAELDAGQAVEVSFSDFERSQTPGDEMNSSSSRGPAKVTLDIKPDIVAPGTSILSTIPAYGKDEPDADYAQAYDRKSGTSMATPHVAGLIALLIEKHPDWTPFDIKVALMNNSKVLDTTQFDVFDQGAGRIQAVNTIDPAAFVKVLDVTQYTESGAVVEKENITGSINYGNFLSTDEKTITKTIKVEARNGSGGDYTVNVNPTRNVAGVSVAVDKSSFTLNGEEELAVTITVPRGVTATTEAQGYIEFSNGTNTFTVPYVAHFNVTLSGVKYIETVKGTEKNPFHYPLKADGTLDTLNVAMEFYNPMTFALIEIFDGLNPEGGYYQDGYIGSIFGNYYNFNANARYNLAWDGTYADYTTDEVTEIPDGLYTVDITTIGTDGKTYKEDTSPFLVKKTAPAVTAPETLEFKADESAVLNGSVEDLYFRVAPALASGWDIAFDAAASLEATYVVSKEDGSVYKEGGFEVQADGTFSLPLEGIEAGEYVVELTVKDQQGLSGTANTVLKLEAVETEPETPATKAPGTPVLSHNNWIGNGLPEGSYIVSMNLWWGENGTSYKLYEDGVLIDTQKLTYNAPWAQFAQTKITGKANGTYTYVAELTNDKGTTRSQTLTVKVTNAAPGKAVLSQDNWDGDGNYKVTMNLWWGTNATEYRLYENDKLIDTQELRAVSPLAQSAVTKLSGKASGTYTYRAELINAAGVTSTDTIKVKVK comes from the coding sequence TTGAGTAAACGATTGATATCCACGTTATTAAGTGTTCTGATGGTCTTTTCCATTATTCTCCCCGCGGCTGGAGCCGCTCCCGCAGATTCATTTATTCAGCTTGAAAACTTACCGAGTACAGCCGAAGCCAAACAATGGAGAGAAATTCTTGCAGGACGGGAAGCCAAACTTGCCGCAGATCCATTTTTGGATAAAAGCCTGGAAGGGCTGGGTGGAGAGAACACCCGAGTGATCGTTGAGCTTTCCAATAAACCTGTTGCAGTAGCGCAAGGTGAATCAACCCTCTCCGGAAAATCTTTTACCTCCTCTATGGAAACAAAGGCTGTGACTCAAGTTGAGCAACAACAACAGTCATTTGTACATAGCCTCACTCAGAAGAAAATCAAACATGAAGTATTGGAAGAGTATGCATATGCCCTAAATGGTGTAGCGATTGAGCTTAAAGGAAACCAAGTGGGACAATTGCTTCAAATACCTGGCGTGGTCAGCGTATATCCTGACCTTGAAGTTACAATAGCGCCTGAGACCGATGAAGTGAACCCGTACATGAAAGACACGGCGCCTTTTATTGGTGCACCTGAAGTATGGGATCTGGGTTACAAAGGAAATGGCATCAAAGTGGGTGTCATCGATACAGGGATTGACTATGAGCATCCTAATTTGCAGGAAGCTTACAAAGGCGGATGGGACTTTGTTGGTAACGACAATGATCCGTATGAAGCGACATATCAGGAATGGAAAAGTTCAGGGGAACCTGAGTTTAACGAAAGGGGAAGTGCCTTTTACACATCCCACGGTACGCACGTAGCTGGTACCATTGCTGCTCGTGAAGCAGGGGATTACGGGATTGTTGGCGTTGCTCCTGAAGCAGATATCTATGCATACCGTGTACTTGGGCCGTATGGTAGTGGTCAAACCTCATGGGTGCTCGGCGGAATTGATCGTTCCGTTGAAGATGGCATGGATATAATTAATCTCTCTTTGGGGAATGCCGCTAACGATCCAAGTTATATTACCTCGGTAGCCCTGAATAATGCGATGCTGTCTGGTGTGACAGCAGTAGTTGCCAGTGGCAATGACGGACCGAACCGCTATACACTCGGTTCTCCGGGGGCATCTGCCATGGCCATCACTGTAGGTAACTCCACGGGCCCTAGCCAGCTTATTACAGCGGATACTCACTTCTGGATTGGTGAGGAAGGCGAAGAGACTCTGCCTGAGCAACAACCGGTGCCAGAGGTTGAATCATCTCCTGAACTGGGGACGGCATCTGAAACAGAAGAGCCTGAAGGTTCGGAGCAAGGTGTACCCGCAACTGCTACTGAAGATAGTGCAGCAGCTGTGGAGGATGTCGTTTCTGACGAAGCTGGAGTTTCGAATGTAGAAGAGGCTGCAACTGAAGAAAATACGCCATCTGCATCACCTTCTGCACCAGTTGAAGCTTCTCCTGAAGCTGCTCCTGTGGAAGAAGAGCCTGTAATTGCTCCAACTGAAGCTCCAATGGCTGTTACAGAGTCGGTTTACCGTTTGGATGTGATGGGATGGAGCCTGTCAGCAGACCCTGAGACTGTTTTGACTGGGAAATATGAGCTTGAATTTGCAGCACTGGGTAAGCCCACTGATTTTGAAGGTAAGGATTTTACAGGCAAAGTAGCATTAATACAACGTGGTGAACTCGCATTTGTAGAGAAAATCGCCAATGCCAAAGCGGCTGGAGCCGTGGCTGTTATTGTATATAACAACATTCCGGGCCCAATCGGTGTAAGTCTGGGCGATAACTTTGAACTCATTCCAACACTGAGCATGTCCAAGGAAGATGGAGAGGTTATCAAGGCTGAGTTGGACGCAGGCCAAGCCGTTGAAGTGAGCTTTAGTGATTTTGAACGCAGCCAAACGCCGGGTGATGAAATGAATTCATCCAGTTCACGCGGACCTGCCAAGGTAACACTGGACATCAAACCGGATATTGTTGCACCAGGTACAAGCATTCTGTCTACGATTCCTGCCTACGGCAAGGATGAGCCAGACGCAGATTACGCACAAGCTTATGACCGTAAATCAGGTACAAGTATGGCTACACCTCATGTAGCAGGATTGATTGCACTGTTGATTGAGAAGCATCCGGACTGGACGCCATTTGATATCAAAGTTGCGCTGATGAACAATAGTAAAGTGTTGGATACAACCCAATTTGATGTATTTGATCAAGGTGCTGGCCGTATTCAAGCAGTGAATACTATTGATCCTGCTGCTTTTGTCAAAGTGCTTGATGTAACTCAATATACCGAAAGTGGCGCTGTTGTTGAAAAGGAGAATATCACCGGAAGCATCAACTACGGTAATTTCCTGAGCACGGATGAAAAGACGATTACCAAAACGATTAAAGTTGAAGCGCGGAATGGCAGTGGAGGGGATTACACTGTAAATGTGAATCCAACTCGTAATGTTGCTGGTGTATCCGTTGCGGTAGACAAGAGTTCCTTCACACTGAATGGTGAGGAAGAACTTGCAGTGACAATTACCGTTCCGCGAGGGGTTACTGCGACTACAGAAGCACAAGGATACATTGAGTTCTCGAACGGAACCAATACATTTACTGTGCCATATGTTGCTCATTTCAACGTTACGTTGAGTGGAGTTAAATATATTGAAACCGTAAAAGGCACTGAAAAAAATCCTTTCCACTATCCATTGAAGGCTGATGGTACGTTGGATACGCTTAATGTAGCGATGGAATTCTACAATCCGATGACATTCGCCCTGATTGAGATTTTTGATGGTCTTAATCCGGAAGGTGGATATTATCAAGATGGTTATATCGGCTCCATCTTCGGTAACTATTATAATTTCAATGCTAACGCAAGATATAATCTTGCCTGGGATGGCACATATGCGGATTACACAACCGATGAAGTGACAGAGATTCCGGATGGTTTATACACCGTTGATATCACTACTATTGGAACGGACGGCAAAACCTATAAGGAAGACACTTCGCCATTTTTGGTGAAAAAGACAGCTCCGGCTGTAACTGCACCAGAAACATTGGAGTTCAAAGCGGATGAGTCTGCTGTCCTTAATGGTAGCGTGGAAGATTTGTACTTCCGTGTTGCGCCTGCGCTTGCCAGCGGATGGGACATTGCTTTTGATGCGGCAGCTTCCCTGGAAGCAACGTATGTTGTGAGTAAAGAGGATGGTTCGGTTTATAAAGAGGGGGGCTTTGAGGTACAAGCTGATGGCACCTTTAGCCTTCCTTTGGAAGGAATAGAAGCAGGTGAGTATGTCGTTGAACTTACGGTAAAAGACCAACAGGGGCTTTCGGGTACAGCCAATACGGTACTGAAGTTGGAAGCTGTGGAGACCGAACCTGAAACTCCGGCTACCAAGGCTCCGGGTACACCTGTATTGTCTCACAATAACTGGATAGGTAACGGCCTGCCAGAGGGTTCGTATATCGTTTCCATGAACCTATGGTGGGGCGAGAACGGAACTAGCTACAAGTTATATGAGGACGGGGTTCTAATTGATACGCAGAAGTTGACTTACAACGCGCCTTGGGCGCAGTTTGCTCAGACGAAAATCACAGGCAAAGCCAATGGCACATATACGTACGTGGCTGAGCTCACTAACGACAAGGGAACAACGCGGAGTCAGACGTTGACTGTTAAGGTTACCAACGCAGCGCCAGGCAAAGCAGTTCTATCTCAGGATAACTGGGACGGCGATGGCAATTATAAGGTGACCATGAACCTATGGTGGGGGACCAATGCTACCGAGTATCGTCTCTATGAGAATGATAAGTTGATCGACACGCAAGAACTCCGTGCGGTATCTCCTCTTGCGCAAAGTGCTGTGACTAAACTGTCCGGCAAAGCATCGGGTACGTATACGTATCGGGCCGAATTAATTAACGCAGCTGGAGTTACCAGCACAGACACGATTAAGGTAAAGGTGAAGTAA
- a CDS encoding MFS transporter encodes MSSSIQQHSSLHAEEEHSSTSKRFGLLLAGIIVIAATMRSPITATGPVVEMIRSDTGIGHTMAGLLTSLPLLAFAAVSPFAPRLAKRLGLESALLLAVIIVTIGVALRLLPSVLSLYTGTAILGCGIALSNVLLPSLIKRDFPLRVGIVTGLYSVSMNIFGAIASGVSVPLAGSTSMGWRASLGMWALLSILALLLWLPQIAAGRKQMLYVTSQSEGTPVRLRTSTLAWFITLFMGLQSLIFYTTITWLPEILAEQGFSPTSAGWMLSLMQMVSVPATFIVPILAGRTQNQRVLTTITCSSLIVGYALLLSGIASLVTIGVTLAGIGAGASFGLVTMFFVLRSKDARQAASLSGMAQSFGYMLAAVGPLLFGMLHDWTKGWTLPLLIQVILAIALLIAGLQASKNRMIG; translated from the coding sequence ATGTCATCTTCAATACAGCAGCACTCGTCCCTCCATGCCGAGGAAGAACATTCTTCGACATCCAAAAGATTCGGCCTGTTATTAGCAGGCATTATCGTTATCGCCGCTACCATGAGGTCACCGATCACAGCAACCGGACCTGTAGTGGAGATGATTCGCTCAGATACAGGTATCGGCCATACGATGGCCGGGCTTCTGACCTCACTACCTTTGCTCGCCTTTGCAGCAGTCTCTCCTTTTGCACCACGTCTTGCCAAACGGTTAGGACTGGAATCTGCTCTGCTATTGGCTGTTATCATCGTGACCATCGGAGTGGCCTTACGCTTGTTGCCTTCCGTTCTCTCCTTATATACCGGAACCGCAATATTGGGATGTGGCATTGCATTAAGCAACGTGCTTTTGCCAAGTTTGATCAAACGTGATTTTCCATTGCGGGTGGGGATCGTCACCGGGTTATATTCTGTATCCATGAACATATTTGGCGCCATCGCCTCAGGCGTGAGCGTGCCCTTAGCTGGATCTACATCTATGGGTTGGCGCGCTTCGTTAGGTATGTGGGCCCTGTTGTCCATACTTGCGCTTCTCTTGTGGCTCCCCCAGATCGCAGCAGGACGCAAGCAGATGTTATATGTTACCTCCCAGAGCGAAGGGACACCCGTGCGTCTAAGGACCTCTACACTAGCCTGGTTCATTACTTTATTTATGGGTCTGCAATCTCTAATATTCTATACGACGATTACCTGGCTACCCGAAATTCTCGCTGAGCAAGGGTTCAGCCCCACTTCAGCAGGGTGGATGCTCTCCTTGATGCAGATGGTTAGTGTACCGGCTACCTTTATCGTTCCGATCCTGGCCGGCCGAACGCAGAATCAGCGTGTTCTAACCACGATAACGTGCTCTTCATTAATTGTCGGGTATGCATTATTGCTAAGTGGCATCGCTTCGCTCGTTACCATCGGTGTCACATTGGCCGGAATCGGTGCCGGAGCTTCGTTTGGACTGGTAACCATGTTCTTCGTCCTTCGCTCAAAAGATGCCAGACAAGCTGCCAGCCTGTCCGGTATGGCCCAGTCCTTCGGATATATGCTGGCGGCAGTGGGACCTCTACTGTTCGGCATGCTTCATGACTGGACAAAAGGATGGACCCTTCCGTTGCTCATTCAGGTCATTCTGGCCATTGCTTTATTAATCGCAGGGCTTCAAGCCAGTAAAAATCGGATGATCGGTTAG
- a CDS encoding class I SAM-dependent methyltransferase yields the protein MKSINQWQADDYDNKLAFVSEYGKNLISWLQPQKGEYILDLGCGTGDLTYEISLAEAEVVGMDASLDMIRRAREKFSGIEFVEGDGHQFETNRQYDAVFSNAALHWMRIPRLVVDSIWKSLKPGGRFVAEFGGKGNVQTIVNALEEVIERNTGIRASERNPWYFPSIGEYSYILEQGGFLVRHAYHYDRPTRLEDGEQGIVGWLAHFGGDYFEGFSHDEIQQICHETSQIVVPKLWKSDALYADYKRLRIEAVKPE from the coding sequence ATGAAATCAATAAATCAATGGCAAGCAGATGACTATGACAACAAACTGGCTTTTGTCTCCGAATATGGCAAAAATCTGATCTCTTGGCTTCAACCTCAAAAAGGGGAATACATTCTTGATCTGGGTTGCGGTACGGGGGATTTGACGTACGAAATTTCTCTGGCCGAAGCTGAAGTTGTTGGTATGGATGCATCGCTGGACATGATTCGCCGTGCGAGGGAGAAATTCTCTGGAATTGAGTTCGTGGAAGGAGACGGTCATCAGTTTGAGACGAATAGACAGTATGATGCCGTCTTCTCCAATGCAGCCTTGCACTGGATGCGAATTCCGAGATTAGTGGTGGACAGTATATGGAAATCTTTGAAGCCCGGAGGGCGATTTGTTGCAGAATTCGGTGGTAAAGGGAACGTGCAGACTATCGTGAATGCCTTGGAAGAGGTTATCGAGCGAAACACGGGCATTCGTGCTTCTGAACGTAATCCTTGGTATTTTCCGTCGATCGGAGAATATAGCTATATTTTGGAACAAGGCGGATTTCTGGTACGTCATGCCTATCACTATGACCGTCCTACCAGATTGGAAGATGGTGAGCAGGGTATAGTAGGCTGGTTGGCTCATTTTGGAGGAGACTATTTTGAAGGTTTCAGTCATGATGAGATACAACAAATATGCCATGAAACCAGTCAGATCGTGGTGCCTAAACTTTGGAAGAGTGATGCTTTGTATGCAGATTACAAGCGTCTGCGTATTGAAGCCGTGAAGCCGGAATGA